One stretch of Roseimicrobium sp. ORNL1 DNA includes these proteins:
- the fabG gene encoding 3-oxoacyl-[acyl-carrier-protein] reductase produces MSRLTGRTAVITGAGRGIGKAIAERFAAEGAKVAIVSRTEANSNATAEAINAAHPGAAKGYAVDVSDSTATAALGKQVLADFGSVDILVNNAGVTRDGLALRMSDEDWDVVLDTNLKGAFNLVKAFQRSILKSKTGRILNVASVIGLIGNAGQCNYAASKAGLIGFSKSLAREFAGRAVTVNAIAPGFIVTDMTNELNDQQKDGVLKQIPLGTFGDAVDIANTVAFLASDEARYITGQVIAVDGGMVM; encoded by the coding sequence ATGAGCAGACTCACAGGACGCACCGCAGTCATCACCGGCGCCGGCCGGGGCATTGGCAAGGCCATTGCCGAACGCTTCGCCGCCGAAGGCGCGAAGGTCGCCATCGTTTCCCGCACCGAGGCCAATTCCAACGCCACCGCCGAGGCCATCAACGCCGCGCACCCCGGAGCCGCCAAAGGCTATGCCGTGGACGTGTCCGACAGCACCGCCACCGCTGCCTTGGGCAAGCAGGTGCTCGCCGACTTCGGCAGCGTGGACATCCTGGTGAACAACGCCGGCGTCACCCGCGACGGCCTCGCCCTTCGCATGAGCGATGAGGACTGGGATGTGGTGCTCGACACCAACCTCAAGGGCGCCTTCAACCTCGTGAAAGCCTTCCAGCGCAGCATTCTGAAGAGCAAGACCGGCCGCATCCTCAATGTGGCCAGCGTTATCGGTCTCATCGGCAATGCCGGTCAGTGCAACTACGCCGCCAGCAAGGCGGGCCTCATCGGCTTCTCCAAATCGCTCGCCCGCGAGTTCGCCGGCCGCGCCGTCACCGTGAATGCCATCGCCCCCGGCTTCATCGTCACCGACATGACGAATGAGCTGAACGACCAGCAGAAGGACGGCGTGCTCAAGCAGATTCCCCTCGGCACCTTCGGTGATGCCGTGGACATCGCCAACACCGTCGCCTTCCTCGCCAGCGACGAAGCTCGCTACATCACCGGCCAGGTGATCGCGGTGGATGGTGGGATGGTGATGTGA
- a CDS encoding MFS transporter produces the protein MSSPELLLPMPHNARLFVWFRLLFNCRFYYPVYTVLFLDFGMNLEQFAILNVVWAVTIVLLEVPSGALADVLGRRNMVVLAAVLMVVEMLVFAMLPVGGPWVFWVFIVNRVISGSAEAMASGADEALAYDSIPEAEQSNTWPRVMARLSRWMPLGFIVSSLIGAFVYDASSVNRALAFLGWEHADLAKEVTLKFPIYLCVLTAVLCLMVTLAMKEPADQGARVHPTFRENVRASLRGIREAAAWIWRTPVPLLLLTLGFLLDSIVRLFYTVASNYYRLIGLTEASFGVVSVLSSLAAFFTVHWMEWLVRHRSSKFNFALVILMVAWGLVVLANPLPGWWGILAIAPLLLSMRFFQFFLSHYLNEVTSSERRATVLSFRGMTMNLAYGAVTLLFGWQTAYLSGRLGVGSEEPQVFAAALKWWPWWFAGTMLAYFLFRAWRVRRLGVSPDSGR, from the coding sequence ATGTCTTCTCCCGAATTGCTGCTGCCGATGCCTCATAATGCCCGCCTCTTTGTCTGGTTCCGGCTGCTGTTCAATTGCCGGTTCTACTATCCCGTCTACACGGTGCTGTTCCTCGACTTCGGGATGAACCTGGAGCAGTTCGCGATCCTCAATGTCGTCTGGGCCGTGACGATTGTATTGCTGGAGGTCCCGAGTGGCGCCCTGGCGGATGTGTTGGGCCGGCGGAACATGGTGGTGCTCGCCGCGGTGCTCATGGTGGTGGAGATGCTCGTGTTTGCCATGCTGCCAGTGGGCGGGCCGTGGGTTTTCTGGGTATTCATTGTGAACCGAGTCATCAGCGGCTCGGCAGAAGCCATGGCGAGCGGGGCGGATGAAGCGCTGGCGTACGACAGCATTCCCGAAGCGGAGCAATCCAACACCTGGCCGCGTGTGATGGCCCGACTCAGCCGCTGGATGCCGCTGGGTTTCATCGTCAGCTCGCTCATTGGCGCGTTCGTGTATGATGCTTCGAGTGTGAACCGCGCGTTGGCGTTTCTGGGTTGGGAACACGCGGATCTGGCAAAGGAGGTCACGCTCAAGTTCCCCATCTACCTTTGTGTGCTCACCGCGGTGCTTTGCCTCATGGTGACTCTCGCCATGAAAGAGCCAGCGGATCAGGGGGCCCGCGTGCACCCCACTTTCCGTGAAAACGTGCGTGCGAGCTTGCGGGGCATTCGGGAAGCGGCCGCATGGATCTGGCGTACTCCCGTGCCGCTGCTGCTGCTGACGCTGGGGTTCTTGCTGGATAGCATCGTGAGGTTGTTCTACACCGTGGCTAGCAACTACTACCGGCTCATCGGCCTCACCGAGGCTTCCTTCGGCGTCGTCTCGGTGCTGAGTTCACTAGCAGCCTTCTTCACCGTGCACTGGATGGAGTGGCTGGTGCGGCATCGTTCCTCAAAGTTCAACTTCGCCCTGGTCATTCTCATGGTGGCATGGGGACTGGTGGTGCTGGCGAATCCACTGCCGGGCTGGTGGGGGATTTTGGCCATCGCGCCGTTGCTGCTCTCCATGCGCTTCTTCCAGTTCTTCCTCTCTCACTACCTGAATGAAGTCACCAGCAGCGAGCGACGCGCCACCGTGCTGAGCTTCCGCGGGATGACGATGAATCTCGCGTATGGCGCCGTGACGCTACTCTTCGGCTGGCAGACCGCCTACCTCTCCGGCCGCTTGGGCGTGGGCAGTGAGGAGCCGCAAGTCTTTGCCGCTGCCCTCAAGTGGTGGCCGTGGTGGTTCGCAGGAACCATGCTGGCGTATTTCCTCTTCCGCGCGTGGCGAGTGAGGAGGTTAGGCGTCTCTCCTGACAGCGGGCGTTAG
- a CDS encoding PEP-CTERM sorting domain-containing protein (PEP-CTERM proteins occur, often in large numbers, in the proteomes of bacteria that also encode an exosortase, a predicted intramembrane cysteine proteinase. The presence of a PEP-CTERM domain at a protein's C-terminus predicts cleavage within the sorting domain, followed by covalent anchoring to some some component of the (usually Gram-negative) cell surface. Many PEP-CTERM proteins exhibit an unusual sequence composition that includes large numbers of potential glycosylation sites. Expression of one such protein has been shown restore the ability of a bacterium to form floc, a type of biofilm.): MSPLSSRLHRAGKLMMGLPALTALLMLAPVQPAQAVWVAGYTAEVNNRFTIWNSDLTPNTSASFALAGLDMTGLFWDASGRTYAALSNQTFIGSHDALSPGSTISYWDGTTIGTATIASIALLSAPASSPSDAELCLYTLSSSLPGVNPLPILTGGSTSDYEGMQIAMFGHSGTVVIETLDLVGRITYSPLILSEANGSIQNGPNADIVGAALEYPGLYESGDSNSAVLGFWNGQWGILGSAWAVTSDPRFSLFNFMPSYVDELPNGVNYSVIVVPEPGRALLLMLGAIGMVCRRRRR, translated from the coding sequence ATGAGCCCCCTCTCCTCCCGCCTCCATCGTGCTGGCAAACTGATGATGGGACTGCCTGCCCTCACCGCGTTGCTCATGCTCGCGCCTGTCCAACCGGCGCAGGCGGTGTGGGTGGCAGGATACACCGCGGAGGTAAACAATCGCTTCACCATCTGGAATAGTGATCTGACGCCGAACACCAGCGCCTCCTTTGCGCTCGCGGGTCTGGACATGACCGGTCTGTTTTGGGATGCCTCGGGCCGCACCTACGCTGCTCTGAGCAATCAGACCTTCATCGGCAGCCATGACGCACTCAGTCCCGGCTCTACCATTTCGTACTGGGACGGCACCACCATCGGCACTGCCACCATCGCCAGCATCGCCTTGCTCTCCGCTCCGGCCAGCTCTCCTTCAGATGCCGAGCTATGCCTCTACACCCTGTCCAGTTCACTGCCGGGCGTGAATCCGCTGCCCATCCTCACTGGCGGAAGCACCAGCGACTACGAGGGAATGCAGATCGCGATGTTTGGCCACTCGGGGACCGTGGTCATCGAAACATTGGACCTCGTTGGCAGAATCACCTACAGCCCCCTCATATTGAGCGAGGCCAATGGCTCCATTCAAAACGGACCTAACGCCGATATCGTCGGCGCGGCACTGGAATATCCGGGACTCTACGAGAGCGGCGACTCCAACAGCGCCGTGCTCGGCTTCTGGAACGGCCAGTGGGGCATCCTCGGTTCTGCTTGGGCTGTCACCAGCGATCCAAGATTCAGTCTCTTCAATTTCATGCCGTCCTATGTGGATGAGCTCCCCAATGGGGTGAACTATTCCGTGATCGTTGTACCCGAACCCGGCCGGGCCCTGCTTCTGATGCTGGGAGCAATCGGCATGGTCTGTAGGCGCAGACGCAGGTAA
- the rpmF gene encoding 50S ribosomal protein L32 encodes MACPKRRKSKSKQKMRRGAKRWSAPKLQSCSSCGTSKPGHIVCPSCGYYGDRQVETIEAAA; translated from the coding sequence ATGGCCTGTCCGAAACGCAGAAAATCCAAGAGCAAGCAGAAGATGCGCCGCGGCGCCAAGCGCTGGAGCGCTCCCAAACTGCAGTCCTGCTCCTCCTGCGGCACCTCCAAGCCCGGCCACATCGTGTGCCCCTCGTGCGGCTACTACGGCGATCGCCAGGTCGAGACCATCGAAGCAGCAGCCTAA
- a CDS encoding histidine phosphatase family protein yields the protein MAFEAFFIRHAESAGNAGLVTEDPGSIPLTELGLQQAEELGMSFPFEPSVIAVSPFYRAQQTAAPLLRRFPEVEVVTLPIQEFTYLAPERWRGTTAHGRRHAVEAFWSRGCSDHCDGEGAESFAGFMERVESALQWLQQRQAQKAVLVCHEFFIRAVLWRCFCPSLEKAIASMPAFRAWQQSAKIPNVSVTRVSLETDGRVGVTLPFGLHLAESIGE from the coding sequence ATGGCATTCGAGGCTTTCTTCATCAGACACGCGGAGAGCGCGGGGAATGCGGGTTTGGTGACGGAGGATCCGGGTTCCATTCCACTTACCGAGCTGGGACTTCAGCAGGCGGAGGAACTGGGGATGAGTTTTCCCTTCGAGCCTTCCGTGATTGCCGTATCGCCGTTCTATCGCGCGCAGCAGACGGCTGCCCCTTTGTTGCGTCGCTTTCCAGAGGTGGAGGTGGTGACGTTGCCCATTCAGGAGTTCACTTATCTGGCTCCCGAGCGCTGGCGCGGGACGACTGCCCATGGTCGCCGTCATGCCGTGGAGGCATTTTGGAGTCGTGGGTGTTCCGACCATTGTGATGGAGAGGGTGCCGAGTCGTTCGCAGGGTTTATGGAGCGTGTGGAGTCTGCCCTGCAATGGCTGCAGCAGCGGCAGGCCCAAAAAGCTGTGTTGGTGTGCCATGAGTTCTTCATTCGTGCGGTGCTGTGGCGGTGTTTTTGCCCGTCCCTGGAGAAGGCAATCGCCAGCATGCCTGCGTTCCGAGCGTGGCAACAATCAGCGAAGATTCCGAATGTTTCCGTGACCCGCGTGTCTCTGGAGACTGACGGTAGAGTGGGGGTGACGCTGCCCTTTGGGCTGCATTTGGCGGAGTCGATTGGCGAATAG
- the coaD gene encoding pantetheine-phosphate adenylyltransferase, which produces MRKGIYPGSFDPITNGHLDVLARAARLFDELVVAVARDNQKASLFTMEERVAMIEASAREMGLENVRVTLFSGLLVEFAKQEQACAVVRGLRAISDFEFEFQMALMNRKLDPQVETIFLTPREELTYISSRIVKEIARLGGDISAFVPDSVAKALRKKLG; this is translated from the coding sequence ATGCGCAAAGGCATCTATCCCGGCAGTTTCGATCCCATCACCAATGGTCATCTGGATGTGCTGGCCCGAGCGGCGCGGCTTTTCGATGAATTGGTGGTCGCCGTGGCGCGAGACAATCAGAAGGCCAGCCTCTTCACCATGGAGGAGCGTGTGGCCATGATCGAGGCCTCGGCAAGGGAGATGGGTCTGGAAAATGTGCGGGTGACCCTCTTCTCCGGCCTGCTGGTGGAATTTGCCAAGCAGGAGCAGGCCTGCGCTGTAGTCCGTGGTCTGCGGGCCATCTCGGACTTTGAGTTTGAGTTTCAGATGGCGCTGATGAACCGGAAGCTGGATCCGCAGGTGGAGACGATTTTCCTCACCCCGAGGGAAGAATTGACCTACATCAGCTCCCGGATCGTAAAAGAAATAGCAAGACTTGGTGGAGACATCAGCGCCTTTGTGCCCGACAGTGTGGCCAAGGCACTGCGCAAGAAGCTCGGCTGA
- the aat gene encoding leucyl/phenylalanyl-tRNA--protein transferase, with protein sequence MSALEPRLLISAYCNGIFPMGMENGRLSWFSPDPRGVLPIDEYRVPRSTRTELAKRKLEVRVNTAFSLVLQGCAQRRETWITREIMQSYELLHKLGYAHSVETWEGDELIGGLYGVAIGGAYFGESMFSRRTGGSKASLIWLMGHLQKKGFILHDTQWTTPHLAMFGGREIPRDEYLRLLERAVGMQVRFGG encoded by the coding sequence GTGTCCGCGCTCGAACCCCGACTGCTGATCAGCGCCTACTGCAACGGCATTTTCCCCATGGGGATGGAAAATGGCCGATTGTCGTGGTTCTCTCCAGACCCCCGGGGGGTGCTGCCCATCGACGAGTACCGTGTACCCCGCAGCACCCGGACCGAGTTGGCGAAGCGGAAGCTCGAAGTCCGGGTGAACACTGCCTTCTCCCTGGTCCTGCAAGGGTGTGCGCAGCGGCGCGAGACCTGGATCACCCGCGAGATCATGCAGAGCTACGAGCTCCTGCATAAATTAGGGTACGCCCACTCCGTGGAAACCTGGGAGGGGGATGAACTCATCGGTGGGCTGTACGGCGTGGCCATCGGCGGAGCGTACTTTGGCGAGTCCATGTTCAGCCGCCGCACCGGAGGGTCCAAGGCCTCCCTCATCTGGCTCATGGGCCACCTCCAGAAAAAGGGATTCATCCTTCACGACACCCAGTGGACCACACCCCACCTCGCCATGTTTGGCGGACGGGAAATTCCCCGGGACGAATACCTGCGCCTGCTGGAGCGGGCCGTGGGGATGCAGGTGCGGTTTGGGGGGTAG
- a CDS encoding PQQ-binding-like beta-propeller repeat protein — translation MKSAFFTLLSLSVSLSILPAANWLQFRGPTGDGVVTDTNVPLKWSERENMIWKTELPGPGSSSPIVVGDRVFLTSYSGYGTDVREPGDLANLKRHAICLSKRDGKILWQHEVKSPYPDKPYQGQYITMHGYASSTPVSDGQGVFFFLGNAGVHAFTIDGRKVWEVSVGEKAHDWGVGTSPILYGDLLIVNAAHESNALFALDRRTGKTVWSVNGFPASWNTPTMVKVDGHDELVVNASGKLRAFNPKTGDELWSCQAIRAAELCPTIVAHDGVIYISGGPNSQSMAIRAGGKGDVTATHVLWKQAKGSNVGSPVYHNGYLYIVNDSRGFAICLDAKTGDVVYEQPMPTKRDRWYASPLLVGDRLYYVGRTTGTVVLAAKPQFEVLATNVIAGDEAVSNASPAVSDGQLFLRSDRYAYCIGTK, via the coding sequence ATGAAGTCTGCTTTCTTCACGCTCCTCAGCCTTTCTGTCTCCCTATCCATACTTCCCGCCGCCAACTGGCTCCAATTTCGCGGGCCCACCGGAGATGGAGTGGTGACAGACACAAACGTGCCCCTGAAGTGGAGCGAGCGTGAGAACATGATCTGGAAGACCGAACTGCCCGGTCCCGGCTCCTCCAGCCCGATTGTGGTAGGCGATCGTGTCTTTCTCACCAGCTATAGCGGCTACGGCACCGATGTGCGTGAGCCCGGCGACCTCGCGAATCTCAAGCGACACGCCATCTGCCTCAGCAAGCGCGATGGGAAAATCCTCTGGCAGCACGAGGTGAAGTCCCCGTACCCGGACAAGCCCTATCAGGGCCAGTACATCACCATGCACGGTTACGCTTCGAGCACGCCAGTGAGCGATGGGCAAGGGGTGTTCTTCTTCCTTGGAAATGCCGGGGTGCATGCCTTCACGATCGACGGGCGCAAGGTGTGGGAAGTCAGTGTCGGGGAGAAGGCGCATGACTGGGGTGTGGGTACATCACCCATCCTGTATGGCGATCTCCTGATTGTGAATGCAGCTCACGAAAGCAACGCGCTCTTCGCTCTCGACCGCCGCACCGGCAAGACCGTCTGGAGCGTGAATGGTTTCCCGGCCTCATGGAACACTCCCACCATGGTGAAGGTGGATGGCCATGATGAGCTCGTGGTGAATGCCAGCGGGAAGCTGCGTGCCTTCAATCCCAAGACAGGTGACGAACTCTGGTCCTGCCAGGCCATTCGTGCGGCGGAGTTGTGCCCCACCATCGTGGCGCATGACGGCGTGATCTATATCTCCGGTGGCCCCAACAGCCAGTCCATGGCCATTCGCGCGGGAGGGAAGGGGGACGTCACTGCCACGCATGTGCTCTGGAAGCAGGCCAAGGGATCCAACGTGGGCTCCCCGGTGTATCACAATGGTTATCTCTACATCGTGAATGACTCACGGGGCTTTGCCATTTGTCTCGACGCAAAGACGGGCGACGTGGTTTACGAGCAGCCCATGCCCACCAAGCGCGACCGCTGGTACGCTTCCCCCTTGCTGGTGGGAGATCGCCTCTACTACGTGGGGCGCACCACCGGCACCGTCGTGCTCGCTGCGAAGCCGCAGTTCGAAGTGCTCGCCACCAATGTCATTGCTGGAGACGAAGCTGTATCCAATGCGAGCCCCGCCGTCTCAGATGGCCAACTCTTCCTGCGCTCGGATCGGTATGCGTATTGCATTGGTACTAAATAG
- the phoU gene encoding phosphate signaling complex protein PhoU, with the protein MNERHILSSFDNALDRLRQNLFHMASLTTQSLNDAVRGLLERDVMLCNQVIAEDESVDQFEKQIDAQGVAILTRFTPLAHDLRRVVSTMKASSNLERISDQAVNIARRAKRILQSVEIPETRMVEPIHAQAMSLLGDAIEAFRDENVELATGLKARDKELNRIQNEFIARMTSRMEEDTSRIKDYIDLVFVARFLERAGDHAVNIGEDAVYAGVARDIRHVK; encoded by the coding sequence ATGAACGAAAGACACATCCTCTCCAGCTTCGACAACGCTCTTGATCGGCTTCGCCAGAACCTGTTTCACATGGCGAGCCTGACCACTCAAAGTTTGAACGACGCCGTACGCGGATTGCTGGAACGGGATGTGATGCTGTGCAATCAGGTGATTGCCGAAGACGAATCGGTCGACCAATTCGAGAAGCAGATTGACGCTCAAGGCGTTGCGATTCTCACCCGCTTCACCCCGCTGGCCCATGACCTGCGCCGTGTCGTCAGCACGATGAAGGCTTCCAGCAACTTGGAGCGCATCAGCGACCAGGCGGTCAACATTGCCCGCCGGGCCAAGCGCATTCTCCAGAGTGTGGAGATTCCGGAAACACGTATGGTGGAGCCCATTCACGCCCAGGCCATGTCCCTGCTGGGAGACGCCATTGAGGCCTTCCGCGACGAGAATGTGGAGCTCGCCACGGGTCTAAAAGCGCGTGATAAAGAACTCAACCGCATTCAAAACGAGTTCATTGCGCGCATGACCTCCCGCATGGAGGAAGACACCTCCCGCATCAAGGATTACATCGACCTCGTGTTCGTGGCCCGTTTCCTTGAGCGCGCCGGTGACCACGCGGTGAACATCGGCGAAGACGCCGTGTACGCCGGTGTCGCGCGTGACATCCGCCACGTGAAGTAA
- a CDS encoding sterol desaturase family protein has protein sequence MTQKLIGLTMAFTLLTLIFWAVEFLWPSIKGQKKVRKGFWTDVVYWFFTPLISKSISQMAVLVALVPPLLLMGRSLNKETIAAGYGPVLSLPPWLQAVLILVIGDFIGYWTHRWFHSRRLWAFHAVHHSAKELDWLSSVRLHPVNDIVSRVFQAVPFVLLGFSPVVIAAYVPFLTFYSIFIHANVSWSFGPLRHVIASPAFHRWHHTKEDEAIDMNFAGLLPVWDVIFGTFYLPSHKQPTEFGVHDDSVPESFWGQMMYPFRKRPRSS, from the coding sequence ATGACCCAGAAATTGATCGGTCTCACGATGGCCTTCACGCTGCTCACGCTCATCTTCTGGGCGGTGGAGTTTTTGTGGCCCAGCATCAAGGGGCAGAAGAAGGTGCGGAAGGGATTTTGGACGGACGTGGTGTACTGGTTTTTCACGCCTCTCATCTCCAAGTCGATTTCCCAGATGGCTGTGCTCGTCGCTCTCGTGCCGCCACTGCTGCTCATGGGCAGGTCGCTGAACAAGGAAACGATTGCCGCGGGTTATGGTCCGGTGCTGAGTCTTCCACCGTGGCTGCAGGCGGTGCTCATCCTCGTGATTGGTGACTTCATCGGCTATTGGACACATCGCTGGTTTCACTCGCGACGTCTGTGGGCCTTTCATGCCGTACATCACAGCGCGAAGGAACTGGACTGGCTCTCCTCTGTGCGGCTGCATCCGGTGAATGACATCGTGTCGCGTGTCTTCCAGGCGGTGCCGTTTGTGCTGCTGGGCTTTTCACCGGTGGTGATTGCGGCGTATGTGCCCTTCCTCACATTCTATTCCATTTTCATCCATGCGAATGTGTCATGGAGCTTTGGGCCGCTCCGTCATGTGATTGCGAGCCCGGCCTTCCATCGCTGGCACCACACGAAGGAGGATGAAGCGATCGACATGAACTTCGCTGGGCTGCTGCCGGTGTGGGATGTGATCTTCGGTACCTTCTACCTGCCGAGTCACAAACAGCCGACGGAGTTCGGCGTACATGATGATTCCGTGCCGGAGAGCTTCTGGGGGCAGATGATGTATCCGTTCAGGAAGAGGCCGAGGTCGAGCTGA
- the cysS gene encoding cysteine--tRNA ligase, translating into MASQTLQLHDTLTRTTRPVQPSDGATLRFYCCGPTVYGPAHIGNFRTFIAQDVFRRVVELSGLKTKHVRNITDVDDKTIRDSIAAKQTLTEFTTFWTKQFHGDCVSLNLLTPHVEPKATEHIPHQIRMIEQLIAKGNAYASPDGSVYFRVGSYAEYGRLSHLDKRELQLGTAQTTTDSDEYSKDSLADFVLWKAYKESDGNNAWDSPWGKGRPGWHLECSAMALEYLGEEFDLHGGGMDLIFPHHENEMAQSCCSTGGHFARLWMHSAHLMVDGGKMSKSLGNLYTLGDLRDRGYTPAEVRHTLISGNYRQPLNFTFHSLDASRQALQKLAKFEKGLKEQGGVSSTPGYAELLKHGTAGIFQAAWEELLQDLNVPGALGGVFTVVNKTKAPTLSPVEAKAVFLDLHFILTALGLELPPVKEDEVADAPDEVKALAEQRLTAKKAKDFITADDLRRQIEALGWSVKDTKDGYVLIPK; encoded by the coding sequence ATGGCCAGCCAGACTCTGCAACTCCACGACACCCTGACCCGCACGACCCGCCCGGTGCAGCCCTCCGATGGCGCCACCCTGCGCTTCTACTGCTGCGGACCCACGGTGTACGGGCCGGCGCACATTGGGAACTTCCGCACGTTCATCGCGCAGGACGTCTTCCGCCGTGTGGTGGAGCTCAGCGGTCTGAAGACCAAACACGTGCGCAACATCACGGATGTGGATGACAAGACGATCCGCGACTCGATTGCGGCGAAGCAGACGCTGACCGAGTTCACCACGTTTTGGACGAAGCAATTCCATGGGGACTGCGTTTCGCTGAACCTGCTCACGCCCCACGTGGAGCCGAAGGCCACCGAACACATCCCGCATCAAATCCGGATGATCGAGCAGCTCATTGCCAAGGGCAATGCATATGCCTCGCCGGATGGCTCGGTGTATTTCCGCGTCGGCTCCTATGCGGAGTACGGACGCCTTTCGCATCTGGACAAACGCGAACTGCAACTCGGCACCGCCCAGACCACGACGGACAGCGATGAGTACAGCAAGGACTCGCTCGCCGACTTCGTGCTGTGGAAGGCCTACAAGGAATCCGATGGCAACAACGCGTGGGACAGCCCGTGGGGCAAGGGGCGCCCCGGCTGGCATCTGGAGTGCAGTGCCATGGCACTGGAGTACCTCGGCGAAGAATTCGACCTTCACGGTGGTGGCATGGATTTGATTTTCCCGCACCATGAGAATGAGATGGCGCAGAGCTGCTGCTCCACCGGCGGTCACTTCGCGCGGCTGTGGATGCACTCCGCCCACCTGATGGTGGATGGAGGAAAAATGAGCAAGAGCCTGGGCAATCTCTACACGCTGGGGGATCTGCGTGACCGCGGCTACACACCGGCGGAAGTGCGCCATACCTTGATCAGTGGCAACTACCGTCAACCGCTGAACTTCACCTTCCACTCGCTCGATGCATCGCGTCAGGCACTGCAGAAGCTGGCGAAGTTTGAGAAGGGGCTGAAGGAGCAAGGTGGTGTGTCCAGCACACCCGGCTACGCAGAACTTCTAAAGCACGGCACCGCAGGCATCTTCCAGGCTGCCTGGGAAGAACTGCTGCAGGATCTCAACGTCCCCGGCGCGCTCGGTGGCGTCTTCACCGTGGTGAACAAGACCAAGGCACCCACGCTCTCCCCCGTGGAGGCGAAGGCAGTCTTCCTGGATCTGCATTTCATCCTCACCGCACTCGGCCTCGAACTTCCTCCCGTGAAGGAAGACGAAGTCGCCGATGCTCCTGACGAAGTGAAGGCACTTGCCGAACAACGCCTGACCGCGAAGAAGGCAAAAGACTTCATCACCGCGGATGATCTGCGCCGCCAAATCGAAGCACTCGGCTGGAGCGTGAAGGACACCAAGGATGGGTATGTGCTGATTCCGAAGTGA
- a CDS encoding DUF177 domain-containing protein — protein MSLQFDPDILPADGLDLQGSLPPSFFDLSEKDQARPVSPLEYNLHVSKDDDGALFVTGEVSATFELDCGRCLEPFQLRIEQTDFAHQIPVENGTPDLTNLLREDILLALPTYPRCETGNVTPRECPAEGRFDSPTDLSGDEAPDASGKNTWEALDQLTNLKKN, from the coding sequence ATGAGCCTTCAATTTGACCCCGATATCCTGCCAGCCGACGGCCTGGACCTGCAGGGTAGCCTGCCGCCCAGCTTCTTCGACCTGTCTGAGAAAGACCAGGCGCGTCCCGTGAGCCCCCTGGAGTACAACCTTCACGTGTCCAAGGATGACGACGGTGCACTGTTCGTGACCGGGGAAGTCAGCGCCACCTTCGAGCTGGACTGCGGCCGCTGCCTGGAGCCTTTCCAGCTCCGCATTGAGCAGACTGATTTCGCCCATCAGATTCCTGTCGAAAATGGTACACCAGACTTGACAAACCTTCTAAGGGAAGACATCCTGCTGGCCCTTCCGACCTATCCTCGCTGTGAAACGGGCAACGTAACACCGCGGGAATGTCCGGCAGAGGGCAGATTCGACTCACCCACGGACCTTTCCGGAGACGAAGCTCCCGATGCCTCAGGCAAGAATACGTGGGAGGCCCTCGACCAGCTTACGAACCTTAAGAAAAACTAG